The sequence GTTGAATTTTCAACTTTCTTGtacgtttttttgtttttttggataaatgttCATCTATCTTGAACGTGTACGTAATAATTACTTCAATAGAACATTGGCAAATAGGATTATTAGAAAAGATCTCTTGGCAGGGCATAGTAATCTAGTCATTTAGCTTACGCCTTCTACTTttctgtgtgtgtatatatatatgtattatttataaaataaaaaaataaaaaaagagaagataAAAGTTGTGACTTGTACAATCGGCATAGAATCTGCAGCATACACCGCAACGTTATATTGTTTCCCAGCCATTTTTATCAACgacaatatatttatgttacgACCATTTAAGGAAACGACATAAAATTCTGTAAATTGTGAACCTCATTAGGGCCACCACAACTGCCCAACAACAAACTTTCAGGACAGAGGAAAGTAGACGTAATTTAAGTACcagagtaatatatatatatatatatatatatatattacttttctCACTCATTTATGTGCCACATAAaattttgcaatatatatacgCATCATACTCTCACTATATCAAAAAGTTATTTAATTGTCAATTTTTAGAGTATGGGtctcatttttatataaaattgtttatatgcacaatgtatatatatatatatatatatatattagaaattaatCGCAGCCCATGTGATAAACACCGGAATCTTATCAAATGGTAAGGCAAGAAAAAGaatcatttttatataaaattgtatatatgcacaatgtatatatatatataggaaattaATCGCAGCCCATGTTATAAACATCGGAATCTTATCAAATGGTAAGGCAAGAAAAAGAAtctcatttttatataaaattgtatatatatgcacaatgtatgtatatatatatatatatatacgaaaattCTATGGTTAGGATGGTCCGCATAACAACCGcagtattaatgacggttttttatagtattaacgacagtttttatcgtcgttaatactataaaaaactgttATCAATActatggtccgcatgagaaccgttCGCACCATATacgaactgtatatatatatatatatatattggaaattaATCGCAGCCCATGTTATAAACACCGGAATCTTATCAAATGGTAAGGCAAGAAAAAGAATCCAATCACATGGTAAggcaagataaaaaaataatcttcttaaatagtaaattaattaacaattagcattttttttatcaGAACAATTAGCATTATATAAGGAGTTAATGATGGCTTGAGAATATATAGAGAAAATATAAAGACGAACATGGCACTGGCAGATACACATtgactaattattattatcatttttttccccctaactTCTCTCATTAAAAAGTTTGGAAATTAACTGTGTGGGTATGTTTTGTCCGAGGTTAATGGCCGACCCTGAGGTGAGGACAGTAATAGCAAGGAAGTTCCATTAACGGTCATCGCTGGGTCGATAATTTGGTTTGACTTGATCAAATAAAATCAGGTGGTccatttttatgatttaaaatagttatttttatatggtttttttaataaactttttggTACTTGGTataaatagaattaaaaaaattaaaatattaaatcatatcaatcattttaaaattatattaatcatgttttttcaaaatttatggaagaattatatagaaaattcaagaataatCTGATTGTGTTCCTGACTCGATGAATGAGGATACCTAACCCTTGCTCTTGGTAAGCTCTGTTTGACTGACCCTTCAGGGATAGTGGAGAAGATGTTAGTAATCAGCTCTAATGGCACAGTTAGATTCGAGATGGCTAAGCTTCGTTAGGATCAATATCAATGCAATGCAGCAAGAGGATTGCTTAATCAACCTGAAATTAGCTCATTCTAGCTCGAGATAAAGAGGATATTTTTCTTAAAGTTTAGGAAGTATCCAAAAAGATCTGCTATTTTGCATTAAAGGAAAATTTGCATATTTGAGTACCTGAAAATCAGTTTAGAATCAGGAAAGAATGATTTAGGAAACCAAGTGAATTTCCTAAATCCAAAGCTTTAGAGTCTAAGCCAATCCGATTTTGGTGAGTTGCAGGGGCGGAACCAAGAAGTTTAACCTGGGGGGCATAGTGTAGAAGGGAGACAaagttttaaacaaatatattgtttgtgagattaaatcaaaattaaaattttaaatataaatgagaaacaaataaataaaaaactcaagaaaactataatgataaacaaaattatacttATTCATCTTTATTTATAACTTCataagttagaaaaaaaaaaagaaaaaaaaaagaagcacaaATTATTAGTtgagttttattatatatttaaaatataaatgaaattaattctatttataataaaaaaattgatatttgaattagaaACTTTAtagtaataattttatattttatatttttatatataacaacTATTGATTACATGAAAATCAATATGGTGTCTTAATTATGGGGGAGGggccaaattctttttttttatttttaattaatttaaaatttttttaaggggGGTGGCATGGCCCTGCAGGCCTATATTTGGCTTCGCCCCTGGCGAGTTGGTTTTATTGAGGACCACAAAATCTTAATGCctatataaacataaaaaattttggcATTCGATACATATTTCATGGAAATCGATTTTAGACATTACAAGAGCTCCATTAAGCTTAAAGATCCAAGTGTCTTTGACCATCAGCACATTAGTGCCCCTTAAAGACCTTCAACTAGCTTTTGTTTTGTAGGAAACTGAAATCAGGTTTGACAGAGTATGGCGATGCGAAATTATGCATCTACATTAACCAAGAACAATGTGGAAAAGTtcttatttaaataacatattacccaaatattatattaattattaacctgccttaaataatttttttttttttgataattaatattacTTGGAGTAGGATCCTCATAAAATTGCCACTTGGCTCTTTCTGTAGTAACCCttatatataagtttatttcTAAGTTCTAACAAACTTGCATGAAAATCTCAgaattttaataagatttttccTTTGGAGCTTTTGTTTAAAGGAAAATTATAATCAAAATGCCTCATTATAAGTAGTCCTAATATTTATTGCGTGCATTAGACAACCGCTTATGCACATCCTTTTTTAAAACCCAGATATCAATGTGGTTCTGTTTGATGCAGGGgaaatataatttgaatattataataatctGATGATATGGATTTTCATGGTAGAACAGCCGTTTAGTACTGTCTTTCAAGTTAtgtgttaaaaaagaaaaaaagaaaaaaaagaaaaaaaagaaaaaaagtaatatcTTTCAAGTTTCAACTACCTTAAAggtctttttattaattttataatcagTTCTAAACACTTCTTATCCAAACTCTTGGCGGGTAATTGAAGAGCTAGCAGTTCACACAACGCGTAGACAAATCTTTGAggttttgctctttttttttttttttaaaaaaagaaaaatataaaaacagaaaaagaaaattcgatctttaccccccaaaaaaaaaaaaaaaaaaagaaacggaAAAAAATGAGTATAGAGACataaaagttaattaatatatatgaacataagcattaaattaagaaatataCATAGTTAGATTGAATTCCCAATATAATAGGATGAAAAttctaaatgaaaatttccatttacACTAGACTTGACTTTTGTAGAGAAAAGTAAAATGGAAAACGTATACATAACGTATTTATGAGGGGGAAAATAACAGAATCTACGGTGGACCATCAATAAAAAATGACCAGATTCACTGCACCTTTCGACCATAAAAGTAAATCCACGCTATATATAGTAGCCTACTGTCTACCCAATTTCCCAATCTCTCATCGCAACCTCCACGCAAGCTGTGCATCTAATCCCAATCTTCTCTATTGTTTATATAATcattgtctttctctctctttgtttaTAACTAGCTAAAACTTCCTCTCCCCATATCTCTAATTAACCTCCCGCCTTAATTCTCTTTCTCTTGCAAATTCTCAAAcctcttttgtttctttctctctttttgggTTAAGATAGATTCCTTATTTTCCTCTAAAAAAgaaggggaagaaaaaaaaaaaaaaaatccaactgaTTAGCTTTTAGCTTGTAGCATATATATGGCTGCTGAATTGAAAAACCATGGTGCCGTTTTGTCCGGCAAGAAAAGATCGGCTGGACATGACGACGGCGCCGAAGACAACAACGACTACGTTGTGGCTAAAAAATCCATGCCTTTCTTCTCATCACCGGCGGCCATGGCCCGGTACGACCCGGCGGCGGCATTAGCCAGTGCTCGCCATGAATTCGGCGAGCACGGCGGTGTCAACATGTCGATAGAAGCCTCCGCCACCTTCACCGTCATGGAGCCGGAGACCATGCGCCGCATGTTCTCCGGCGAATTAGGACCGGACAGGGACTTCTTCATCTACAGCCGGCACTTCAACCCGACGGTGTTGAATCTGGGCCGTCAGATGGCGGCTCTGGAAGGCACGGAAGCCGCGTACTGCACCTCCAGCGGGATGTCGGCCATATCGTCGGTGCTGATGCAGTTGGTTAGCAGCGGCGAGAACATCGTGGCTTCCAGAACACTCTACGGCGGGACCCACGCCCTCATGGCGCATTTCCTCCCCAGGGTGGCCAACATAACGACGACGTTCGTTGATATCCACGACATGGAGATGGTGAGGAATGCGTTGGTGGTTGGGAAGACCAAGGTCTTGTACTGCGAGTCCATCTCCAACCCCACCCTCAACGTGGCCGACATTCCGGAGCTCAGCCGTATAGCCCACGAGAAAGGGGTTATGCTGGTGGTCGACAACACCTTCTCTCCCATGTTCCTCTCTCCGGCCAGCCTCGGAGCCGACGTGGTGGTCCACAGTATCTCCAAGTTCATCAGCGGTGGGGCCGACATCATCGCAGGTACTATAATTTATCTCttgctttcttatttttctatttcaCACCCAACACGTGTCCTCATCTGTCAACTCCCGTAACAGTTGGAAATTTTAACCTCGCCTCACTTCCAACTTGCCCATCTTTAATCAAAACAATCTGGAACGTTCGTTTGGGAgatttttggaaatttaattccacattttatcataaaataaaaaaagtaaaaaaataataataataataacaatagtaataataaaacatgagtACGTGAACTTTTTTCTGGATGGTGGCCACGGGACATTTTTTTGATTCAGACGGTGGCTTTTAGTTTTCCTCGTGAATGGTCTTTTGTCATGCTCTCGTGGggataaaaaaatactatttatcagGATTTATATAgcatttaacaatttaaatcgtttaaaaaaaaaaaatcttttaaaattatatttttcaaataaaaattcatatataattaaatatcaacaATGATCCTACCTCTATTCAGCTATTATTATCATCTtttgatgataaataataaaactttttgaacaaatttttttctttttctttattataattatttttccattgAAGTTTTTGTTTGGAACTATAGAATTTTGACGAATTTTATgaaatgcatataaatatatgaaaatgacaaaataatgAGACATACATGATGTGATGATGAACAGGTGCAGTATGTGGACCAGCGAGTTTAGTGAACTCGATGATGGATCTTCATCAAGGGTCCCTGATGCTTCTGGGCCCCACAATGAACGCCAAAGTGGCTTTTGAACTGTCAGAGAGAATCCCCCACTTGGCGTTGAGAATGAAGGAGCACTGCAACAGAGCAATGGTTTACGCCACGAGGATGAAGAAGATGGGCCTCAAAGTCGTATATCCTGGGCTCGAAGACCATCCACAGCACAAGCTTCTCAAGTCCATGATCAATAAGGAGTACGGGTATGGTGGGCTTCTTTGCGTGGACATGGAAACAGAGGAGAGAGCAAACCGGCTGATGAACCTTC comes from Ziziphus jujuba cultivar Dongzao chromosome 6, ASM3175591v1 and encodes:
- the LOC107430088 gene encoding methionine gamma-lyase, with the protein product MAAELKNHGAVLSGKKRSAGHDDGAEDNNDYVVAKKSMPFFSSPAAMARYDPAAALASARHEFGEHGGVNMSIEASATFTVMEPETMRRMFSGELGPDRDFFIYSRHFNPTVLNLGRQMAALEGTEAAYCTSSGMSAISSVLMQLVSSGENIVASRTLYGGTHALMAHFLPRVANITTTFVDIHDMEMVRNALVVGKTKVLYCESISNPTLNVADIPELSRIAHEKGVMLVVDNTFSPMFLSPASLGADVVVHSISKFISGGADIIAGAVCGPASLVNSMMDLHQGSLMLLGPTMNAKVAFELSERIPHLALRMKEHCNRAMVYATRMKKMGLKVVYPGLEDHPQHKLLKSMINKEYGYGGLLCVDMETEERANRLMNLLQNYTQFGFMAVSLGYYETLMSCSGSSTSSEMNAEEKKLAGISPGLVRMSVGYIGTLEQRWSQFEKALSRMQDSGLFKN